ATGTGGCATACTTGCTATTTACACTTTCTATCCTTTTACTGAATTATGTCTTTGAATTAGAAGAAGCATATACTCCCTATCCTTTTCTACATTTTATTGACAATGTAGAGTGGGCATTACTATTACCTGCATTCCTATTCCTATATATTGTAAATCGGATTGATGACACTGTAAAAAGCAAACAAAAAATATATTTATGTTTTGTTCCATTTGCATTTTCCGCTGTACTCAACATTACAAACGATCTTGATCGTGTAGCAGGAATTTATACTATTCCAAAACCAGGAATTGTTATCATTGAAACACTGAGTCTATTTCATCTTTTTTTAGTCCTTACATTCATCCCTTTTCTGTTGATTTACTCTTATTTTATGATGAAACATTTAAAGGATTCAGAAGAAAAAAAATGGGTAGTTACGTTATTAACCCTTTTTACATCTTTGTTATTCTCTTGGATTATTACCTGGTTAGTCGCCATATTTCTTCAATATGATATTTCTTCTGCTATGAGTATCGTGGCTTTATCTGCAACTTTCATTATTCATTGGACAGCATATGTAGGCATTTACAAGTACAGACTCGCAAAAAACAAGGATGCTATCTCTACTTTTCTAAATAACGATTTAACTATTTCATACAGTAATTTGGAAATTAATGAAAATGACAGCCCAGAAGAATATCGGGAATCTATCACAGTAGATAATCTTTATTTTCAAAAACTTGATCTTCTTTGTAAGGAACATCACATTTATACCGATTGTACCTTGAACAGAGAAAAAATTGCTGAAAAACTAGGCATAAGTGCTGGATATGTTTCACAAATTGTAAATACGGTAACAGGTGACAACTTTGCCAATTACATCAATCAATATCGGGTTGAAGCGGTGAAGGAAATGATCTCTAATTCTGAATATGAAAATTACAATTTATTGACGATGGGACTAGAGTCCGGTTTTACTTCAAAAACCACTTTTTACAAAGCTTTTAAAAAAGCTACTGGTCAAACACCAAATGAGTATCGGAATTCTAATAAATAAGTACCGATTTATACAATTTGAAGTTTTTGGCACCTTTTCTAGTTCTTCTTGTGTGAGTTTTGCACTTCAATAATTAAAAAACAATTTTTATGAAAAAATTTTTAGTACTAGCTGTTCTTACAGTTTTAGGATTTACAAATGCAAACGCGCAAAAAATTAAATTTGGTGCAAAAGTAGGTATTAACATTAGTAGCATTACTGGTGATAACACCAGCAGTCTTGAACCTGTTTCTGCCTTTAATTTCGGATTAGTAACTGAGATTCCAATTGCGAAAAAATTTTCTTTTCAACCAGAACTTATGCTTTCCGGTCAAGGTTACAGCTTTAAAGGAAGTGACGGAAACATTGTTGGATTAAATTATTTAAACGTTCCGTTAATGGCAAAATATTATCTAACAAAAGGGTTGAGTCTTGAAGCTGGACCACAAATTGGGTATTTACTTTCGGCCAAAAATGAAAGCACAAACGTAAAAGATACGTTTAAGAAAGTTGACTTAGCTGCTAATTTAGGAATTGGTTACAAACTAGAAAACGGACTTAATTTTGGAGCAAGATATAATTTTGGATTATCAAACATTAATAATTTAGATAATTCTTCTAGTAAATATAGAAACGAAGTATTTCAAGTATCTGTAGGTTATTTCTTTTTCTAAAACCAAATAATTCTAAAAAGGTTTTACAAACTGAATTATAAAAGTATTAACCTAGCATTGCTGGAAAATTCAAAAAATTTTGAATTAATCATTTTACAGTTTCAATATCTTTATATCTTTATAAAACGGTTTGGGAATTATACTATTAGAACTATTAAGAAAACACCAGTTGAAAAAGCTGGTGTTTTTTTGTTTCAGACTACTTTGAAAAAGCTCTTTCAATCACGAAATATTTATACAATAGCCTCAAAAGAAGTTATACACTATCAAGTTCTCACCTAAATGCACACTAAAACCCATTCAAAAAGAAAAAATAGAAACTGTTAGCGCGTATCTCAAAAACTACTCCACAAAAAAAAACCTGTAATTACTTACAGATTTAATTCAACTACGTTTATTAAATTTAAAACCAACTAAATTATTTATTAAACTTTAATCTTCTGATACGATTGCAGAATTCCTATCGGAAACTACCGTTAAAGCCACAGCCAAACCTTTTTCATTCAACATTGTCATATTCATAACATCTAACACTGCTAAATCTTTGGACACAAATCCATTAAATTTATTATAAGACAAATTCATTTCCTTTAACCTGCTTAACTTTTTTAATTCCATAGGAACTTGACCATTCATATTGTTATCAAACAAACTTAAGTTTTCTAAAAAAATCATATTTTCAATATCTTTACTCAAGCTTCCTATTAATTTATTACTGTTTAACATTAATGTTTTTAATCCTTTAAGTTCATAAAGTGAGCTAGGAATCTCCCCTGTAATTTCATTATTAAAAAGGGACAAGTTTTCTAATTGTGTTAATAATCCCAACTGACTTGGTAGAGTACCAGATAAATTATTCATATACAAATCAAGTGTATTCAATTTATCTAATTGACATAATGAAGTAGGAATTGGCCCAAATAACTGATTGAACGAAAGGTCCAAAATTCTTAATAACTTTAACTTCCCTAAAGATTGAGGTATGTTCCCTGAAAGTTGATTTTTGTGTAAATTTAAAACCTGCAAATTCACTAAATTAGAAATTTCACTAGGAATCTTGCCTGTTAAATTATTATCTGATAGATCTAACGCAATAACTTTATTACCCTCAATTTTAACACCGTACCATGATGTTTCTGAAGTTTTTAAATCCCACTTTACTTTCCATTGTGGACCACCTGTAACTTGGTACAATTTTATCAAAGCCTCTTTTTCTTTTGGAGAGATTGCTGCAGTAATTACATTACTGCTCAAAAGAATCAATAAAAACAGTATAGCTCTTTTCATACCTTGATTGTTACGTTACATATTAACATAAAATTAGTTTTTTTATAGTTATACAGCAAATAAAATCGACGAACTACATCTTTTTAGATTTTTATTGGACTAAAGTCCTACATTTTTATGAATTCAATTAAAACACTATGATCTAATACTGTTAATATAAAATATTTAAATATTAAAAATTTGTTTACAATTACTAATGAACATTAAAACTCTACTATTCAAAAACACAAATTCATTGTCTGCTAGCAAATTAAGGTATTTCATTTATAGCTGTTGCAAGCTGGATGTCTTTAAGTGTTACTCCACCAGCATCATGTGTACTGAGTTTAAGATGCACTTTATTATAGGAATTTGACCAATCAGGATGGTGATCAAAAGAGGTAGCAATAATACCTACTTGAACTATAAAACCCATTGCTTGAGTAAAATTCTTAAAAACATATTTTTTCTCTAATGCATTCTCAATAAAGTTCCAATCTTGCAATGCAACCAATTCCTTTTGAATAGTTGTTTCAGTATATGTTTTCATAAATATTAAATTGATTTATAATCCCTAAATGTGTATTGCTAAAGATACAACAATTACACCCCATTGACTAATAATATCAACTATTGTTTAAGCATCCCTTTGTATACTATTCAAATAAACTTCTGGTTTCCTGTATTAAATTTTACTTTATATATACATCAATTTTTAGAACAATACTTTAATGTAAATCATTGAACATAAATAACTAATTTTGTATAAATATTTACATTCAATTTGGATTCATCATATTCGTTCAAAATTTTCGATAATACCGCTTTATTACCCTTAAATTGGGATAATCTTGCTTCTACGACTGTTTTTTTATCCAAAAAATACCTTCAAGTACTTGAAAATGCTTGCCCTACAAATATGCAATGCCATTTCATTGGTATCTTCAACCAAGATGACTTAATTGGGATTGCTATTTCTCAATTTATTGATTTAAATGCACTAGATAGCTTTGGCGAACGTGATAACAGTATCAAGAATAGGATCCGGAATTTTGTTTTTAAAAAAATAGCTTCGCATGTATTGATTGTTGGCAACAACATGCTCACAGGCCAAAATTCTTTTTCCTTAAGCTCGAATGCTAATCCTGC
This portion of the Flavobacterium sp. CECT 9288 genome encodes:
- a CDS encoding AraC family transcriptional regulator, whose translation is MAYLLFTLSILLLNYVFELEEAYTPYPFLHFIDNVEWALLLPAFLFLYIVNRIDDTVKSKQKIYLCFVPFAFSAVLNITNDLDRVAGIYTIPKPGIVIIETLSLFHLFLVLTFIPFLLIYSYFMMKHLKDSEEKKWVVTLLTLFTSLLFSWIITWLVAIFLQYDISSAMSIVALSATFIIHWTAYVGIYKYRLAKNKDAISTFLNNDLTISYSNLEINENDSPEEYRESITVDNLYFQKLDLLCKEHHIYTDCTLNREKIAEKLGISAGYVSQIVNTVTGDNFANYINQYRVEAVKEMISNSEYENYNLLTMGLESGFTSKTTFYKAFKKATGQTPNEYRNSNK
- a CDS encoding porin family protein — its product is MKKFLVLAVLTVLGFTNANAQKIKFGAKVGINISSITGDNTSSLEPVSAFNFGLVTEIPIAKKFSFQPELMLSGQGYSFKGSDGNIVGLNYLNVPLMAKYYLTKGLSLEAGPQIGYLLSAKNESTNVKDTFKKVDLAANLGIGYKLENGLNFGARYNFGLSNINNLDNSSSKYRNEVFQVSVGYFFF
- a CDS encoding Two component regulator three Y domain protein, producing MKRAILFLLILLSSNVITAAISPKEKEALIKLYQVTGGPQWKVKWDLKTSETSWYGVKIEGNKVIALDLSDNNLTGKIPSEISNLVNLQVLNLHKNQLSGNIPQSLGKLKLLRILDLSFNQLFGPIPTSLCQLDKLNTLDLYMNNLSGTLPSQLGLLTQLENLSLFNNEITGEIPSSLYELKGLKTLMLNSNKLIGSLSKDIENMIFLENLSLFDNNMNGQVPMELKKLSRLKEMNLSYNKFNGFVSKDLAVLDVMNMTMLNEKGLAVALTVVSDRNSAIVSED
- a CDS encoding 4a-hydroxytetrahydrobiopterin dehydratase; the protein is MKTYTETTIQKELVALQDWNFIENALEKKYVFKNFTQAMGFIVQVGIIATSFDHHPDWSNSYNKVHLKLSTHDAGGVTLKDIQLATAINEIP